DNA from Leucobacter aridicollis:
CGCGCCGGTCGGTGATGCGATCAATCACAGTAATGGCATATCCATTGGGTGCCGTTTAATTGCACGGGAGTGCAGACAGGAAACCGATATCCATGGCGAAGTATCGAGTGCAAAACCCCGCAACGGGTGAGATTATCGAGAGCTTCGAATCCGCGACCGACGCGCAGGTCGAGCAGCAGCTCGCAGCCGCCGATTCGGTCTACCGCGAGTGGCGTGAGCGCAGCGTGCAGGAGCGCGCAGCGGTCGTCAAGCGCGTCGCAGAGATCTTTGCGGAGCGCCGCGAGGAACTCGCGGAGATCATCGCCCTCGAGATGGGCAAGTCGATCGCTGAGAGCCTCGACGAGGTCGATTTCGCGACCGACATCATCGAGTACTACGCGGTCTACGGGCCGGGGCTCATCACCGACTACGAGATCCCGAGCACGATCCCGGGCAAGGCCGTCATGGAGCATCTGCCCGTCGGCGTGCTGCTCGGTGTCATGCCGTGGAACTTCCCGTACTACCAGGTCGCCCGGTTCGCGGCGCCGAACCTGGTGCTCGGCAACACGATCCTGCTGAAGCATGCCGACATCTGCGCGAAGTCGAACCTCGCCATCCAGGAGATCATGGAGCAGGCCGGCGTGCCCGTCGGCGGCTACCAGGCTGTGTTCACCTCGCACGAGCAGATCGCGACGATGATCGCCGATCCGCGCGTCCAGGGTGTCTCCCTTACCGGGTCCGAGCGTGCTGGCGCGATTATCGGCGCGCAGGCCGGGACCCACCTGAAGAAGGCCGTGCTTGAGCTCGGCGGTATCGACCCGATGGTCGTGCTCGACAGCGACAACGTCGCAGAGATCGCGAAGACCGCGTGGGAGTTCCGCACCTACAACGGTGGCCAGGTCTGCAACTCGAATAAGCGGATGATCGTCATGGCGGATATCTATGACGAGTTCGTTGCCGAGCTGAAGAAGCTCGCCGAGGGCCTCACGCCCGGCGACCAGCTGAACCTGGGGGAGGGCGAGTACGCTCCGCTCTCGACCCGTGCCGCAGCAGAGACCGTCAATGCCCAGGTGCAGCGCGCGATCGAAGAGGGCGCGACGCTTGAGGCTGGCGGCGTGCTCTCTGACGGTCCCGGCGCCTACTACTCGCCGGCCGTGCTCACGGGCGTGCCGCGTGATTCCGAGTCGTACCAGGAGGAGATCTTCGGGCCGGTCGCGACCGTGTACAAGGTGCACAGCGATGAAGAAGCGCTCGAGCTCGCGA
Protein-coding regions in this window:
- a CDS encoding NAD-dependent succinate-semialdehyde dehydrogenase, producing the protein MAKYRVQNPATGEIIESFESATDAQVEQQLAAADSVYREWRERSVQERAAVVKRVAEIFAERREELAEIIALEMGKSIAESLDEVDFATDIIEYYAVYGPGLITDYEIPSTIPGKAVMEHLPVGVLLGVMPWNFPYYQVARFAAPNLVLGNTILLKHADICAKSNLAIQEIMEQAGVPVGGYQAVFTSHEQIATMIADPRVQGVSLTGSERAGAIIGAQAGTHLKKAVLELGGIDPMVVLDSDNVAEIAKTAWEFRTYNGGQVCNSNKRMIVMADIYDEFVAELKKLAEGLTPGDQLNLGEGEYAPLSTRAAAETVNAQVQRAIEEGATLEAGGVLSDGPGAYYSPAVLTGVPRDSESYQEEIFGPVATVYKVHSDEEALELANDCALGLGGSVFSTDEARAARVASKLEVGMAHVNIIAAEAAEIPFGGVKRSGFGREMGPVGIGEFANKRLYFVSA